Proteins encoded together in one uncultured Desulfosarcina sp. window:
- the thiC gene encoding phosphomethylpyrimidine synthase ThiC — translation MKTQIELAREGVVTKQMQTVAADENMDAERVRDRVAKGQIVIPNNPFRKGQKVVGIGRGLRTKVNASIGTSSDICDIDLEVRKAVAAEEEGADTLMELSADGDLDAVRRAVLAATNRPVGNVPLYQAFKETIRRTRNPARLDPEYLFDLIEGQLADGLSFMAIHCGINQYTIRRLRKQGFRYGGLASKGGTFMVAWMDMNEKENPLYEQFDRVCGLMKKYDAVLSLGNGIRAGAIHDSHDRAQMAEMILNCELAEIGREMGCQTMVEGPGHVPLDEIAGNIMLEKRMSGNAPYYVLGPIPTDVGAGYDHVTAAIGAAASARHGADLICYITPAEHLALPTEADVREGVRVTRLAVHIGDLSKYPGRRERDRQAAMARRDMRWQDLQGLLLFPEVAGAIRDSRRPEQSKTCTMCGDFCAMKKGLEIFNKEISADKVANLS, via the coding sequence CGGCGGATGAGAACATGGATGCAGAACGGGTGCGCGACCGGGTGGCCAAAGGGCAGATCGTCATCCCCAACAATCCGTTCAGAAAGGGGCAGAAGGTGGTAGGCATCGGACGGGGGTTGCGCACCAAGGTCAATGCCTCCATCGGAACGTCGTCGGATATCTGCGACATCGACCTGGAGGTGAGAAAAGCGGTGGCGGCTGAAGAGGAGGGGGCCGATACCCTTATGGAACTGTCCGCCGACGGCGACCTGGATGCCGTTCGCCGGGCCGTTCTGGCAGCCACCAACCGGCCGGTGGGCAATGTTCCCCTCTATCAGGCTTTCAAGGAAACGATCCGAAGGACCCGCAATCCGGCCAGGCTGGATCCGGAATACCTCTTCGACCTCATCGAAGGGCAATTGGCCGACGGGCTCAGCTTCATGGCCATTCACTGCGGCATCAACCAATACACCATCCGGCGTCTGAGAAAACAGGGTTTCCGCTACGGCGGCCTGGCCTCCAAGGGCGGAACCTTCATGGTGGCCTGGATGGACATGAACGAAAAGGAGAACCCGCTCTACGAGCAGTTCGACCGGGTATGCGGCCTGATGAAGAAATACGATGCCGTGCTTTCTTTGGGCAACGGCATCCGTGCCGGGGCGATCCACGACAGTCATGACCGGGCGCAGATGGCCGAGATGATCCTCAACTGCGAACTGGCCGAAATCGGCCGTGAGATGGGCTGCCAGACCATGGTGGAAGGGCCGGGGCACGTGCCCCTGGACGAGATCGCCGGCAACATCATGCTGGAAAAGCGCATGAGCGGCAATGCTCCCTACTATGTGCTGGGTCCCATCCCCACCGATGTGGGCGCCGGCTACGATCACGTCACCGCCGCCATCGGTGCGGCCGCTTCGGCCCGCCATGGCGCCGACCTGATCTGCTACATCACTCCGGCCGAGCACCTGGCGCTGCCGACAGAGGCCGATGTGCGCGAAGGGGTGCGGGTCACTCGTCTGGCCGTTCATATCGGCGATTTGAGCAAATACCCCGGGCGGCGCGAGCGCGACCGTCAGGCCGCCATGGCCCGACGGGACATGCGCTGGCAGGATCTGCAGGGCCTGCTCCTGTTTCCCGAAGTGGCCGGGGCCATCCGGGACAGCCGCCGGCCGGAGCAGTCGAAAACCTGCACCATGTGCGGCGATTTCTGCGCCATGAAAAAGGGACTTGAAATTTTCAACAAGGAAATTTCAGCGGATAAAGTCGCAAATCTTAGTTGA